The DNA segment ATGTCTTTGTCACGAATCAAAATTGTTTATCTTTATTGTGACTGCACTACTTTTCACACTATCAGTATTGTATGAGTTCATTTCTGATACGACTTTGTAACAGCAGACCAGTTGTTCTATATATGTTCTTGGGTCCATATGTCTCTGCCTACTCTTGTCCCGTGGTAACTATCATTGTCCACGGACACCAGCCTCTTAGAGGTATGGTGATGTTGGAGTACACACAACACACTCATTCACGTatgcatatatttaaataatatgaaaattttacaatattcttatttattaaattgattattttagttattagatttaaaaataaatattttgttataaatataacattttctattatcttttagatattttttgaatatttttattttatttgtacgGATCGAATCGGATATctaattaaaatcataaaaaaattaaaatatctgaACATCTAATATTTAGATTATTCGTATGAAGCGAATTAAATCAATTATTCGGATGAAACCGATAACAAACACTTCCAAAACTTTGGATATTCTAATGTGAACAGAAATATTTGGGATATTCCATATTTGCTCATACGCAACTGTAAAATATATCTACGAAAATATCTGTGACCTTGACCATTGAAACATCTACAGCCACATCtcaaatatatacttattagtTTCTTGCTTTAAACAAACCTCATGATATAACTGAAGACGATAACAAAGCATAGAGGGctctctctctcccctctcTGTTCTCTCTTTCATACTTTTCACAGGGAGGAGATTGAGATGAGAGTCGGTGTCTTCGCTTGATGCCGGTTCGTGTACGGCGGTCAGCTTCCCTTCCGTCAGGATCGTCTCCGACATCCGTTTGCCTTTCAAGGGATGGATTGTGCGGCTTTTGACTCTGGGGCTCATCCTTTCTCAGGATGTGGTCGCCGGCTTTTGACTCTGGCGATCCACCTTCCCCTCCGGTGGTTTCGGCCGGCTTTGCTCCGGGTTAATCTCggatttgttttcttcttgccTGATCTATGCTTTTGAGCTTTAAGATTCATTCTATCATCAATCTTCTGTGATTGAGGACATGCAATTGAATCCCGTTTATAAAGCATAGATCTGTCCTTGTCTAGATCGACAGCGTTAATATGGTTTGGTGATTTTGGGAGGTTCTGTTTCTTGGAGCTTCCTTCACCCTCTTGGTTTCCGGTGGTTTAAGAGCTTCCGGCGAAGATCTATTCTGTCGGTGTTGTGCTAAGTTCCTCTCGTCGTTAGTGGTGTCTCTAATTCCGGGTTCCTGTTTCCGGTGTGTTTCCGGTGGAACATGCCGATTAGAGCCTCCGTTGATGACTTTCCGGACGGCGAAGTTCTGTGGCGGCTTGACCAGCGGGTTCGTGTCCCTCCCACGCTTAGGTTCCAACGCGTGGATGAGGTCGAGCTGATCCATCTCCTTCCCTTCGGGCCTTTGGTGACCGGGCTTTGTTTGGGCCTCGTGGTCCTTAAGTTTGCCCATTCTTGGGCCTTGTTTTGTTGTTGGTCTATGGCCTTTCTTCTGGATTTCTGTTGTAAATTTGACTTTGTTTAATATTATTCCAGTggcaaaaaaaagatataactGAAGacttgtttgtttttctttgtcacaatataaaataaaatttgatcaGTTTGTTCCGTTGTACTTATCCAGTCactagatatttattttttctggaTGATTAGTAGTACTTGAGCTTCATACATGTTTGTTGATCACACGCATGTGTATGAGAGTGAGAACCGTCGTTGTCATTAGTGGTTCAATAAATAGTAAACTGATAACAACTACATGCCCTACgaaattttttgaaagaaaatgtTCAGATTTGTATGCAGCAACCAACAAAGATGATATGATAATGATGAAAGAAAGTAACAGATAAACTAACATACCCATTTTGGTCAAAACAAATATAGtatttaatcaaaataaattactagtatgttatataaaacaatttaagaaaattaagatATTCAATGTGGTTTTgagttaaagaaaaatataatattaggaTTACTTTTTAACGCAGTGCCGACCTAAAACGTAAAAGTGCAGTAGAAACCAGATCTAGAAATTACGAACACGACACAACTAGTTTGTCAGCACTCATTACCAAATCTAAAGACAAGCAATATGtgtcaaaatgaccaaaaagcCCTTCAGACAagagtatttccatttttaacCAAAGTTCCATTCCGACAAAGGGTAAAACGGTAATTTCGGATCAGTTGTTCTTGAGCATCTCTCTGTACCTGAGAAACGAATCTAGCCTCTGTAGTTTCAGCTGCTGCTTAAACTTGTTGATGAAATCGGATGCTTTATCGTCGACaccttcttctccttcatcgatcgacgtcgttcTCTCGACCCTCGTCGTCTCCGGGCGTCTCTTCTCCACTGCCTCAACAGTCTCCTCCTCCCGGCCAACGCCGACTTTCTCGCTAGCAGATCTCGTCATCTTCTTCActgccttcttcttcttactcttCATTGCCGGCTTACTCGACTCCGACTTCGTCCTCTCCGGCTTTGGGTCTACTGAGCTCTGTTCTGGCTCTGATCTATACAATGAAGGGAGCTTGATGGACTTTACCCGCTGTAAGAGAGACGGACCTCCGGGTCCAGGTTGTGTCGGTACGTTAGCTTCATCTTCCGGGCTCTTGACAACCGGGTCGACCCGGTTCGTGTCTGGGGTCGTGAGTGCGTAGGCAGCGTAGTCTCCTGCTGAATTGTGTTGCGGGAACTTGAAGGAAGGCATGTTGAAGGATCTGACCCGTTGCAGGAGAGACGGAGGCGGGTTCGGGTTGGAATCCGACCCGTGGAAGTGGATCTCGGATTCATGGGAAGGAGAGTTGTAGAGACTGAAGTTGATGGACTTGACTCTGTCTACGAACGAGGGAGGTCTGCCTAACCGCGCATTACCATGGTTATGACCTGGACCGAACCCATCTTGATGAGGTTGGTGTTTCTTGGAACCGGAACCTAACTTGTTGGTGAAGAAAATGGTGCCAATGGTGAAgttgaggaggaggaagagagtcGTCGGCGTTAACCAGCTGGCCAAGGTTGTGAGCTCcatagtgtgtgtgtgtgtgtgtgtgtgtgtgtgtcgcAGAGTGAACGGTGAACAAAtggataatatttatattagatatttttGGTTGGGTTAATCATTAATATGAGCTCTGCGtaagaattgttttttttcattttattgacTTTTCGGTGTGGGTCTTTTTTTTACCCATTTTCTGTGAGCTGGTTCAGTTAATTTGACAGTATATATTTATTGAAGTTGGCATAGAGTAGTATTGATTTATTGGtatgtttttcattttaattgacTTTTCGGCGTGGGTCTTTTTTTACCCATTTATGTAAGAGCTGCTCAGTTAATTTGAAAGTATATTTAATGAAATTGGCATATATCAATTCActataatgtttttcatttttgttgatAACGGTTTGGGAcacttttttatcttttttaacaCATTCAGACACAACTTGCTGGAGGGACACTTTCTCTCATGACACATCACATTATGGACTATACTGCCCCTCGCTGGCTGAACCGAACCATCCTTagagttttattaatttttaattctgACTGGTTTGTGGGGAccaaacataatataaattagATTCCTGGAGAGCCGTTGGATGTCAATAGATCTAAGGGTGATGAGCTTTTGTGTGTAAAAGAAgtagattttaataataaattcatGGTTTCGCTGCTTTTTTGAAACTGGAACGAGCTACAGCTAGGAGGAGAAAGGTAAAATTTTGTGGACGggtttttgaaaaaacatactcattttcatctaaaatttgaaaataatgtatcatattttttttttctatggaCGAGTTCATATCAAACATTTAAAGAGTTTTATTaatccatatattttttttagctTTTTCTAAACCTACAATTTATATgtatgaagttttttttgtgtACAAGGAGTTCGATCCAAAAAAAAGTATTGTGGACAAGGTTCCATGGACAAGTACATTTACTCGTGGACGGAAAAATACATGTTTGATTTGTGGATACAATAGAAAATACAACTACAAACACAGTGGAGTCGCTAGAACTTGAAGTTATCCAAAAATTGTACCTTTCGAAGCATTTAAATGGTTTTGGGGAGTTCACTTTTCAATATCCTTATTCCTAGAGAGTGCTTTCAAAGCATTTGAAGATAAAGAGCGGAGGGAGTTCACGTCTTCGTGTTCGAAAGAGCAGAGCCTTCTAAGTTCACTCGGGTTTGGATGAAAGGAGCCATGTCCGTCTAGACACCAAGACAACTCCAGCCACCAGTAACCACCGCCCATGTTCTCTTCAGAACAGAAAAAGTCGTTCCACCGCTCTAACCTCCAAACAAAAACCCagaaaaagatgaaaaaatGTTCAgaccaaaattttaatcttttagTTCTAAACCTAAAATTCTCCGACGAAGACTCAAACTTTGACCCTTTAAACAGCAAGCGTACTTTGCATTTGAACAACCTTTATCTACCTAGGTTGTTGAATTTTAGAATgacccagaaaaaaaaacaaattaatcgATTAAGTGTTTATTGACAGAGTAAAAATGTGGACATGGATGTATATAAAACGTGGACATGGACACAATTGATCAAACCAAAATGTGGACATGTATATAAAACGTGGACATGGACAAAACCTCCTGCTGCGATTTGCGAGGGGTTGGTTCCTCAGAAGTCTTggatttattctcttttttatttGGCTTCAATTTTGTCATGGTTTGTTTGAAGATATCAAAAGGGTTATCTGAGAATTATCGGGAAGCGGAGGAAGATGGGTAGAAAGTTGGAGAGGGAATCATGGAAACAAAACAAGCATAAAAAAATCTGGGTTCATGGTGTGATTCAACGAACGATGAAGGAAGAATGGAAAAGATTCGAAATTAGGGTTGGGAATTTGGGAAAGGGAAAGTAGATCTGAGTTTTGAAATCGGGAATGGAGAGAGAATATGTGACTCGTGACTTTTCAATAATAAGAAATAGTCTTTTCTCTTTAATTAATTAGATGAGATAGTTGGTCTAATTTGAGGGCATGAAGGACAATACACATCCATAAAGTGCATGACCAGCAGAATGTGTCTATATGTGTAATTCATAAGTCATAATGTGTCTTAGAATgtaaaaatttctttttatttcagGCATCGATCGAGGTATAAACTTGAAAAATGCATTTGTCTATATAGCTCATGAATTCAAGATTTTGAAGGTCCAACGTAAAATTAATTGAATAGCCTGATGTCTTGGTTTTTGTATTAGTGTGGAGAAGATcatttgaaataattaaatcCATCTCCTAaagacaacttaatttttaaattgatttgttataagttataaccaCTTGATCACTTGTcacttttaagtttttaactATAGTGACAATATCACATAGCAGAtacaaaaatcaaatatattttgttattgtcAACACTCAATATAGTAGTagctataaaatttatattcgtttGATATCATTCACTATAAAATTAATAAGTTGATTAATGGGTGGTGGATTTGTAGTAGATGTCCCTTCTAAAAAGTTGAAAACATTATATGTGGATGGGTGGTACCACATTTGGACTCCAGTGagctttctatttttttttaaccaaagtTATTAAATTTGGGAAATTagaagatctttttttttttgtaaaaattacaGTGGACATTTTAATGTACACTTTACTACGGAACTTAGGTGGTAGATAGCCTTAATTCAGTGATTACATACCagatttgaaatattaaatgtaACTGTCGTTAAGTAATTATTAATAGAATCTACTTTTGACAAAATTATTTAATGCGTTCACATGAGCCACACATGGATTCT comes from the Brassica rapa cultivar Chiifu-401-42 chromosome A01, CAAS_Brap_v3.01, whole genome shotgun sequence genome and includes:
- the LOC103863917 gene encoding pathogen-associated molecular patterns-induced protein A70, with the protein product MELTTLASWLTPTTLFLLLNFTIGTIFFTNKLGSGSKKHQPHQDGFGPGHNHGNARLGRPPSFVDRVKSINFSLYNSPSHESEIHFHGSDSNPNPPPSLLQRVRSFNMPSFKFPQHNSAGDYAAYALTTPDTNRVDPVVKSPEDEANVPTQPGPGGPSLLQRVKSIKLPSLYRSEPEQSSVDPKPERTKSESSKPAMKSKKKKAVKKMTRSASEKVGVGREEETVEAVEKRRPETTRVERTTSIDEGEEGVDDKASDFINKFKQQLKLQRLDSFLRYREMLKNN